Proteins found in one Corynebacterium canis genomic segment:
- a CDS encoding Pls/PosA family non-ribosomal peptide synthetase: MIPSGVPSFSSTSDHERYAVFGVEQEPEQRTLVDIALTTFRAYPDAVGMESDTESLTFREFEGRIWEQVERLHAMGVGRGDRVGIRVPSGTCDLYIAILATIFAGAAYVPVDWDDPDSRANTVWEEASVAVVYGAELSLAVVNAPDPATVDTGLPTLDDDAWIIFTSGSTGKPKGVAITHRSAAALVDAEQRMYLLDAPLGPQDRVMAGLSVAFDASCEEMWLAWRTGATLVAAHRDTVRSGDVLGRWLVEKRITAISTVPTLAAFWSNEDLARIRLLIFGGEALPYDLIERLHTPGREIWNTYGPTEATVIASGHLVSPTPPVRIGRPVPGWQLVVVNDKEELVEWGETGQLIIGGVGLGRYLDKEKDRQVYAPLPAMNWERAYRTGDLVKAEREGLVFAGRADDQIKFAGRRLELGEIDDKLTACTNVRIGAAQKHKTQAGSDVLVGYLVAEENTTIDLKQCRTELAATMPGGIVPVLCVLEEMPTKTSGKVDRKALPWPLPAGTGEDDSQVPAHLQFLAKAWTDQLGPIGLDPDSNFFDLGGSSVAVAKLAAELRKTYPTADIAELYKNPTLASMGTYLASLASSVTAREMPGPLPFAGKVFQGAWILGMNAYTGVRYTVSALIVVWALAAFGDAAWVPHLPFLPLLVAWFFTYAPFGKMLVTAAVTRALNFNLKPGVYQRGGPEHLRIWAAERFFNYQNHNSINGTPFAPVLYRMLGNKVGKNTALNSSLSVTGLTTVGDDVAIEDEVEMSGYWIDGGHIYVGAIDIAAGARVGMRSTVSPGAMIGERAEILPGSHVRGVAEADTMYEGAPMRVIGPANQNWPAENPNQQQQLGLMYRFESMVLYAIGMLLITLMPAIAFVPGAVWVAGLSGILGTPSYHDVFTQLALWTVLLIVLQQAIWLCLIAATVRLLATVIKPGFYPQGSFTAWALWLTTALMAQALESFYFIYASWLTPAWMRMCGAKVGKGVEISTVVVIPHLTTIEDGSFLADDALACPPRYGNGWVHIGSSTVGEKSFVGNSAIVGIDRDMPSESLLAVLSTAPYHPLSGSSWLGRTASSIPRQKVGADSDLTFRPPLRLRVARAVVESCRLVPLFISFWIDLAIVYAMTSIYVELGMNLTSFALAVLVSGPIVALGYTVSCLVPVAVKWLIVGKFRPGNKELHSSFVWRNELSDNFNEYLAVPTLIFLSLGTPFFNMWARLMGAKIGKDVWCDTWWLPEFDLIELRDRSTVNSGCVLQTHLFHDRVMSLETVILGEGATLGPASFVLPGSTIGDRTTIGPASLILRQDQIPADSVWEGNPVHPVDSVTDPTEAPGPTTTVAHT; the protein is encoded by the coding sequence TTGATCCCTTCAGGTGTTCCTTCCTTTTCTTCGACTTCCGACCATGAACGTTATGCCGTGTTTGGTGTCGAACAGGAGCCGGAACAGCGCACCCTCGTTGATATTGCGTTAACGACTTTCCGCGCGTATCCCGATGCGGTGGGTATGGAGTCCGACACAGAATCCCTAACTTTTAGGGAGTTTGAGGGGCGAATCTGGGAGCAAGTTGAACGATTGCACGCCATGGGGGTAGGCAGGGGTGATCGGGTTGGGATTCGCGTCCCATCCGGCACCTGCGATCTGTATATCGCCATCCTTGCCACCATCTTCGCCGGCGCTGCATACGTGCCGGTGGATTGGGATGATCCGGATTCCCGCGCCAATACGGTGTGGGAAGAGGCGAGCGTGGCCGTGGTCTACGGTGCGGAGCTGTCGCTAGCGGTGGTGAACGCCCCCGATCCGGCGACGGTAGATACCGGCCTGCCCACTCTGGATGATGATGCCTGGATTATCTTTACCTCGGGTTCCACGGGAAAGCCTAAAGGCGTGGCTATTACGCATCGCTCGGCGGCCGCGCTCGTGGATGCGGAGCAGCGGATGTACCTGCTGGACGCCCCGCTGGGCCCGCAGGACCGCGTGATGGCGGGCCTTTCCGTGGCTTTCGATGCCTCCTGTGAGGAAATGTGGTTGGCCTGGCGCACCGGCGCCACCCTTGTGGCCGCGCACCGTGATACGGTGCGTTCCGGCGATGTGCTGGGCCGTTGGCTGGTGGAAAAGCGCATTACGGCGATTTCCACGGTGCCCACCTTGGCGGCGTTTTGGTCCAACGAGGACCTAGCCCGGATCCGTTTGCTTATTTTCGGCGGCGAGGCCCTCCCATACGACCTAATCGAACGTTTGCACACCCCCGGCCGGGAAATTTGGAATACCTATGGCCCAACTGAGGCTACGGTGATCGCTTCCGGCCACCTAGTGTCCCCGACGCCGCCGGTGCGCATCGGCCGCCCCGTCCCCGGCTGGCAGCTGGTGGTGGTCAATGATAAGGAGGAGCTCGTCGAGTGGGGCGAGACCGGCCAGCTGATTATCGGCGGCGTGGGCCTTGGCCGCTACCTAGATAAGGAGAAGGACCGGCAGGTGTATGCGCCGCTGCCCGCGATGAATTGGGAGCGCGCCTACCGCACCGGCGACCTTGTGAAAGCCGAGCGCGAGGGCTTAGTGTTTGCCGGCCGCGCGGATGATCAGATTAAGTTCGCCGGCCGCCGCCTTGAGCTCGGCGAGATTGATGATAAGCTCACGGCCTGCACCAATGTGCGCATAGGAGCCGCACAGAAGCATAAGACGCAGGCGGGTTCGGATGTCCTCGTGGGCTACCTCGTGGCGGAGGAAAACACCACCATAGATTTAAAGCAGTGCCGCACCGAATTAGCTGCTACGATGCCTGGTGGCATTGTGCCGGTGTTGTGCGTGTTAGAGGAGATGCCTACAAAGACTTCCGGCAAGGTGGACCGGAAGGCGTTGCCGTGGCCGTTGCCCGCCGGCACGGGTGAGGATGATTCCCAGGTCCCCGCCCACCTCCAATTCCTGGCCAAGGCGTGGACCGACCAGCTCGGCCCGATCGGCCTCGATCCCGATTCCAATTTCTTTGACCTGGGCGGTTCCTCGGTGGCGGTGGCTAAGCTTGCCGCCGAACTGCGCAAAACGTACCCTACCGCCGATATTGCGGAGCTGTATAAGAATCCCACCTTGGCGTCCATGGGCACGTACCTCGCGTCTTTGGCCAGTTCGGTGACGGCGCGTGAGATGCCCGGCCCGCTGCCGTTTGCGGGCAAGGTGTTTCAGGGTGCCTGGATTCTGGGCATGAACGCATACACGGGCGTACGGTACACGGTGAGCGCCCTCATTGTGGTCTGGGCGCTGGCGGCGTTTGGCGACGCCGCGTGGGTCCCTCACCTGCCCTTCTTACCGTTGCTGGTGGCTTGGTTTTTCACCTATGCCCCCTTCGGCAAAATGCTGGTTACCGCAGCGGTCACCAGGGCGCTGAATTTTAACCTTAAGCCGGGCGTGTACCAGCGCGGCGGCCCGGAACATTTGCGCATTTGGGCGGCGGAGCGGTTTTTTAATTACCAGAACCACAACAGCATCAATGGCACCCCGTTCGCCCCGGTGTTGTATCGCATGCTGGGCAATAAGGTGGGCAAGAATACGGCCCTGAATTCTTCGCTTTCGGTCACGGGCCTGACCACGGTTGGCGACGATGTGGCGATCGAAGACGAAGTGGAGATGTCCGGATATTGGATTGACGGCGGTCACATCTACGTCGGGGCTATCGACATCGCCGCTGGCGCGCGCGTCGGCATGCGTTCTACGGTGTCCCCGGGCGCGATGATCGGGGAGCGTGCGGAAATCCTGCCCGGCTCCCATGTGCGCGGCGTCGCGGAGGCGGACACCATGTATGAGGGTGCCCCCATGCGCGTCATTGGCCCCGCGAACCAAAACTGGCCCGCCGAAAATCCCAACCAGCAACAGCAGCTGGGGCTTATGTACCGTTTCGAATCGATGGTGCTGTACGCCATTGGCATGTTGCTGATCACCTTGATGCCGGCCATTGCTTTCGTGCCGGGCGCGGTGTGGGTGGCGGGCCTGTCTGGGATCCTGGGCACCCCGTCCTACCACGATGTGTTTACGCAGCTTGCCCTGTGGACGGTCCTTTTGATCGTCCTGCAGCAGGCGATTTGGCTGTGCCTGATCGCGGCGACGGTCCGTCTGCTGGCCACGGTGATTAAGCCTGGCTTCTACCCGCAGGGTTCGTTTACGGCGTGGGCGTTGTGGTTGACCACTGCGCTGATGGCGCAGGCTTTGGAGTCCTTCTACTTTATTTACGCCTCCTGGTTGACCCCGGCGTGGATGCGCATGTGCGGGGCGAAGGTGGGTAAGGGCGTGGAGATTTCCACGGTTGTGGTGATCCCGCACCTGACCACCATCGAGGACGGCTCGTTTTTGGCTGACGACGCCCTGGCCTGCCCGCCCCGCTACGGTAACGGCTGGGTGCACATCGGCTCTTCCACGGTGGGGGAAAAGAGCTTTGTGGGCAATTCCGCTATCGTCGGCATCGACCGCGACATGCCCAGCGAATCCCTCCTTGCCGTATTGTCCACCGCGCCCTATCACCCGCTCAGCGGATCCTCCTGGTTGGGGCGCACCGCGAGCTCAATCCCGCGGCAAAAAGTGGGGGCCGATTCGGACCTTACCTTCCGGCCCCCGCTGCGATTGCGGGTAGCACGCGCGGTGGTGGAATCGTGCCGGCTGGTGCCGCTCTTTATCTCCTTCTGGATCGACCTGGCCATCGTGTACGCCATGACCAGCATCTATGTGGAGTTGGGCATGAACCTCACCAGCTTCGCCCTGGCCGTGCTGGTGTCCGGGCCCATCGTGGCGCTCGGCTACACCGTGTCCTGCCTGGTCCCCGTGGCGGTGAAATGGCTGATTGTAGGCAAATTCCGGCCCGGCAATAAGGAGCTGCACTCCTCCTTTGTGTGGCGGAACGAACTTTCGGATAACTTCAACGAGTACCTCGCTGTGCCAACCCTGATCTTCCTCAGCCTGGGCACGCCCTTTTTCAATATGTGGGCGCGCCTTATGGGGGCCAAGATCGGCAAGGATGTATGGTGCGACACGTGGTGGCTGCCGGAATTCGACCTTATCGAATTGCGAGACAGGTCCACCGTCAATAGTGGCTGCGTGCTGCAAACGCACCTTTTTCACGATAGGGTGATGTCGCTAGAAACCGTGATACTCGGCGAAGGCGCCACCCTCGGCCCCGCCAGCTTCGTGCTCCCCGGATCCACCATCGGAGACCGCACCACAATCGGACCGGCGTCACTCATTTTGCGCCAAGACCAAATACCAGCAGACAGCGTGTGGGAAGGAAACCCAGTGCACCCCGTGGATTCCGTCACCGACCCCACCGAAGCACCAGGCCCGACCACCACTGTCGCACACACCTGA
- a CDS encoding heparan-alpha-glucosaminide N-acetyltransferase domain-containing protein has product MPFNPDNGPLVPEGDIPIGARPQPGPRQPRAVWNGGQPAEAPRRRKARARIRGIDAARGFALFGMISVHTLPAWDNSTQSVTVPYQLFAGHAAALFATLAGVSLAIITGFHNVHTGRQLWRDRVNIFFRAVIVLLLGVTLNFLPLAVYNILPYYAFFFLFAIPFVGLRARSLFIWSLGMAIVGSLLRYIVLGSGSYPERTESMLEVESTADLRAVFLDPGTFLMNMVFTGVYPAITWIAFILLGMAIGRLDLTNIEVQIKLGVYSGIVIGVVAIGSDMLLTTFHGFDRIVAASSGYTADQVMDSLRLGGEVPSTTLWWQVADGPHLNTIASVIFSGALAAFALACYLLAERVVPMLLIPFERAGSMTLTLYTLHLVFLAFKSVSEYPISWCLAQVFTAMAIGFFWSVAVGQGPLERAQSECAKFLARVVVRDKAGKGGGAGGGVGPVGAVGGAPEGAGQAGAGAGSAGGASAGAGPAGVPVGAGQAGGGFSAGQGVSAGAGQAGFDAAGPVGAAPAGVIPEVDYGHRAPEPAGAIPDHFAQVDTPQQPTAQEAPLPEPAGWMDDPQPAAWMDEPEPASQMYAPIAPQPMPMPQDPRQHHVPTPQPASIADGIPPDSLPWQMPMPQDSPIMNPEYPSRFEHVRARRQRSDLPPREQDLSNLGSMNAVPRYQQPKGRHGRAGHSH; this is encoded by the coding sequence ATGCCATTTAATCCTGATAACGGTCCCCTCGTACCAGAAGGGGACATCCCAATTGGGGCACGGCCCCAACCCGGACCACGGCAACCCCGTGCGGTGTGGAACGGTGGGCAGCCTGCGGAAGCTCCGCGGCGTCGAAAAGCACGGGCGCGGATACGCGGCATAGACGCCGCACGCGGCTTCGCACTCTTCGGCATGATCAGCGTGCACACGCTCCCAGCCTGGGACAACAGCACGCAATCCGTCACCGTCCCATACCAACTCTTCGCAGGACACGCCGCCGCACTCTTTGCCACCCTCGCGGGCGTGTCACTGGCGATCATCACCGGATTCCACAATGTCCACACTGGGCGGCAACTCTGGCGCGACCGCGTGAATATCTTCTTCCGCGCGGTTATCGTGCTGCTGCTCGGCGTCACCCTCAATTTCCTGCCGCTCGCCGTTTACAATATCCTCCCGTACTACGCCTTCTTCTTCCTATTCGCCATCCCGTTCGTAGGGCTGCGGGCGCGCTCGCTGTTTATCTGGTCGCTCGGCATGGCCATCGTCGGCTCCCTGCTGCGCTACATCGTGCTCGGCTCCGGCAGCTATCCCGAACGGACCGAAAGCATGCTGGAAGTGGAAAGCACCGCCGACCTGCGGGCCGTCTTCCTCGACCCCGGCACCTTCCTGATGAACATGGTGTTTACCGGCGTCTACCCGGCCATCACCTGGATCGCCTTTATCCTGCTCGGGATGGCCATCGGGCGGCTGGACCTGACCAATATCGAGGTGCAAATCAAACTCGGCGTGTATAGCGGGATCGTCATCGGCGTGGTGGCTATCGGCTCCGATATGCTGCTGACCACCTTCCACGGGTTCGATCGGATCGTGGCGGCGAGCTCCGGATACACCGCAGACCAGGTCATGGACTCCCTGCGTTTGGGCGGCGAGGTGCCCTCGACCACGCTATGGTGGCAGGTTGCCGACGGGCCGCACCTGAACACCATCGCTTCGGTCATATTTTCGGGAGCGCTGGCGGCGTTCGCACTGGCGTGCTACTTGTTGGCCGAGCGGGTGGTGCCCATGCTGCTCATCCCCTTCGAACGCGCCGGATCCATGACGCTGACGCTCTACACCTTGCACCTCGTGTTCCTCGCCTTTAAGAGCGTGTCCGAATACCCGATTTCCTGGTGCCTCGCCCAAGTGTTTACTGCCATGGCAATCGGCTTCTTCTGGAGCGTCGCCGTCGGCCAAGGCCCCCTCGAGCGCGCCCAATCCGAATGCGCAAAGTTCCTCGCCAGGGTGGTCGTGCGCGACAAGGCGGGGAAAGGCGGGGGAGCTGGTGGTGGGGTTGGTCCGGTTGGGGCGGTTGGTGGGGCTCCGGAGGGTGCTGGCCAGGCTGGTGCTGGTGCTGGTTCGGCGGGTGGGGCTTCGGCTGGCGCTGGTCCGGCGGGTGTTCCGGTTGGCGCTGGCCAGGCGGGTGGCGGCTTTTCCGCTGGTCAGGGCGTTTCGGCTGGTGCTGGCCAGGCGGGTTTTGACGCCGCCGGGCCGGTTGGCGCTGCTCCAGCCGGGGTGATCCCTGAGGTTGACTACGGCCATCGAGCCCCAGAACCAGCGGGTGCGATCCCGGACCATTTCGCGCAAGTGGATACGCCCCAGCAACCGACGGCCCAGGAAGCACCCCTGCCGGAACCCGCTGGTTGGATGGATGATCCACAGCCCGCAGCTTGGATGGATGAGCCGGAACCAGCGTCGCAGATGTATGCGCCGATCGCTCCGCAACCGATGCCGATGCCGCAGGACCCGCGGCAGCATCATGTTCCTACACCCCAACCAGCATCGATTGCGGACGGTATCCCGCCGGATTCGCTGCCTTGGCAGATGCCAATGCCGCAGGACAGTCCGATCATGAATCCGGAATACCCATCACGATTCGAACACGTGCGCGCGCGTCGGCAACGATCCGATTTGCCGCCTCGGGAACAGGATTTGTCTAACTTGGGCTCGATGAATGCGGTACCACGGTATCAGCAGCCGAAGGGTCGGCATGGCCGGGCCGGTCACTCGCATTAG
- a CDS encoding Z1 domain-containing protein — MTDGIDVLDESEVLLACEDIEIFIRGGLSIDAAVARLSRALGETPEISAAEKIIRRKLSDSGLSGTLSEYITAIYDPEETKSWYGGPNLALDTYWPPVRSNIETAIGKAVDSVDVTSTAIIQSLRQANGTDFFNLKGLVVGYVQSGKTTNFMSVIAKAADVGYRLIIVLTGMTENLRVQTQARLEQQLILHDHGKWHRLTTVDHDFWGDDNPQRLKDPETRFIAVVKKNSTRLQALNNWINSAGMLGDSCPILVIDDEADQASIDVSPRAKGRRSAINQQISDLLDRKKTVYIGYTATPFANVLINPNKTDDLYPSNFIHVLPKPEGYFGAEALFGRDPLDGEEKSDMHGDGYDMIRIIGESEVEKIKPPSSRKDSADWTPEIDFGLQDAIRWFIMATAARWVRGDEREHSSMLIHTSMLTDHHLSLEMLVRTELNELRRTIKADTIPYSWVEQWNSETATVPASEFDLPEVSFEQIRPLIPEVLEKTRVIIDNAESDDRLIYTDENPETVITIGGNTLSRGLTLEGLVASYFVRQASAFDTLLQMGRWFGFRNGYQDLPRIWMPAELALWFRDLALIEADLRQELACYARERYTPIEVQAKIRKHPAMMITARAKMQDSIKMTASYSGQQVQTVRFKAGDKEWLQNNLDATWDFVSALQEEGVASEKLDNGTTVFRNASTDLVMDFLTNYLFDEGSRLENRRKTLVQQYIQEESEAKTLRRWNISFFGLANEAQGTREVGPGLQVHKVRRSKLEDHTTTNAQIRALAAPLHRLNDLPVDNETRHQIIADAIAEIKKNETNKDAVIRAAHDKYAGNGTAHLAIYVIDKDSKAPAQAKRQTPSSRYASNKPPRVDLNAVDDIIGIAIFFPTSANPGSGVEYVTAVEADAETRAAYEAMDDEFDSAESVDDKRLKDEASDRT, encoded by the coding sequence ATGACGGATGGTATTGACGTGCTCGACGAGTCGGAAGTTCTCTTAGCCTGCGAGGACATAGAAATCTTTATTAGGGGCGGATTGTCCATTGATGCTGCGGTCGCACGGCTATCCCGGGCGCTTGGTGAAACGCCCGAGATTTCGGCCGCTGAGAAAATCATTCGCCGCAAGCTGAGCGATTCCGGCCTTTCCGGGACGCTCAGCGAATACATCACGGCGATCTATGATCCCGAGGAAACGAAGTCTTGGTACGGCGGCCCGAACCTGGCACTAGATACCTATTGGCCCCCGGTGCGCTCCAATATCGAAACCGCCATTGGCAAGGCCGTGGATTCCGTCGATGTCACCTCCACCGCCATTATCCAATCGCTGCGGCAGGCCAACGGCACGGATTTCTTTAACCTCAAGGGCTTGGTGGTGGGCTATGTGCAAAGCGGTAAAACCACGAACTTTATGTCCGTGATCGCTAAGGCCGCCGATGTTGGATACCGCCTGATCATTGTGCTCACGGGCATGACCGAGAACTTGCGCGTGCAAACTCAGGCCCGCCTAGAGCAGCAGCTGATTCTGCACGATCACGGCAAGTGGCACCGGCTTACTACCGTGGATCACGATTTTTGGGGCGATGATAATCCACAGCGCTTAAAGGACCCGGAAACTCGCTTTATCGCGGTGGTAAAGAAGAACTCCACGCGGTTGCAGGCGCTCAATAATTGGATCAATAGCGCGGGCATGCTGGGCGATTCCTGTCCGATTCTGGTGATCGATGATGAGGCGGACCAGGCCAGCATCGATGTGTCCCCCCGCGCCAAGGGCCGCCGTTCCGCCATTAACCAGCAGATTAGTGACCTTTTGGATCGCAAGAAAACCGTCTATATCGGTTACACCGCCACCCCATTTGCCAATGTGCTGATCAACCCGAACAAGACGGACGACCTCTACCCCTCCAATTTCATTCACGTATTGCCAAAGCCGGAAGGTTACTTCGGCGCGGAGGCCCTGTTCGGCCGCGATCCGCTCGATGGTGAAGAGAAATCGGATATGCATGGCGATGGCTACGACATGATCCGCATTATCGGGGAATCGGAAGTGGAGAAGATCAAGCCGCCATCTTCCCGCAAAGATTCCGCGGACTGGACGCCCGAAATCGATTTCGGCTTACAGGATGCGATCCGCTGGTTCATCATGGCCACGGCCGCCCGGTGGGTCCGCGGCGATGAACGCGAGCACTCCTCCATGCTGATTCACACCTCGATGCTCACCGACCATCACCTAAGCCTCGAGATGCTGGTCCGAACAGAGCTCAACGAGCTGCGTCGCACAATCAAGGCCGACACGATTCCTTATTCCTGGGTAGAACAATGGAACAGCGAAACCGCCACCGTTCCCGCCAGCGAGTTTGATTTGCCCGAGGTCAGTTTCGAACAAATCCGGCCGCTGATCCCCGAGGTGCTGGAGAAGACCCGCGTGATCATAGACAATGCGGAGTCGGATGACCGCCTGATCTACACCGACGAAAATCCGGAAACGGTGATCACTATCGGCGGTAACACCCTTTCCCGTGGTCTCACATTGGAAGGTTTGGTCGCTTCGTACTTCGTCCGTCAGGCAAGCGCCTTCGATACTTTGTTGCAGATGGGCCGGTGGTTCGGTTTCCGCAACGGCTACCAGGATCTCCCCCGCATTTGGATGCCTGCGGAACTCGCGCTTTGGTTCCGCGACCTCGCACTGATCGAGGCTGACCTACGCCAGGAGCTTGCCTGCTACGCCCGCGAACGCTACACGCCGATCGAAGTGCAAGCGAAGATCCGCAAACACCCTGCGATGATGATTACCGCACGGGCAAAGATGCAGGATTCCATTAAGATGACCGCCAGCTACTCCGGCCAGCAGGTGCAAACGGTGCGGTTTAAGGCAGGCGACAAAGAATGGTTGCAGAACAACCTGGATGCCACATGGGATTTTGTCTCCGCACTCCAAGAGGAGGGGGTCGCCTCCGAAAAGTTGGATAACGGCACCACGGTGTTCCGCAACGCCTCCACCGATCTTGTCATGGATTTCCTTACCAACTACTTGTTCGATGAGGGTTCTCGCCTTGAAAATCGGCGGAAGACTCTTGTCCAGCAATACATCCAAGAAGAATCCGAGGCCAAAACACTCCGCAGGTGGAACATTTCCTTCTTCGGGTTGGCTAACGAGGCGCAGGGTACTCGAGAAGTCGGCCCCGGCCTGCAGGTACACAAGGTACGCCGTTCGAAGCTGGAGGATCACACCACCACGAACGCGCAAATTAGAGCTCTCGCCGCCCCGCTGCACCGCCTAAACGATCTCCCGGTGGACAATGAAACCCGGCACCAAATCATCGCCGATGCGATCGCGGAGATTAAGAAAAATGAAACAAATAAGGATGCAGTGATCCGCGCTGCGCACGATAAATACGCTGGCAATGGCACGGCGCACCTCGCGATCTACGTGATAGATAAGGATTCCAAGGCCCCGGCGCAAGCGAAACGACAAACGCCGTCCTCCCGTTACGCGAGCAATAAACCGCCGCGCGTGGATCTCAATGCTGTCGATGACATTATCGGCATTGCCATCTTCTTCCCCACCTCGGC
- a CDS encoding DEAD/DEAH box helicase: protein MSITDNVTGGVEEPDNVISSESQETSQDGAAAAAEDIRDANTSEDTGSTQGFENLGLPSEVLSAIQKVGFETPSPIQSQTIPVLMEGRDVVGLAQTGTGKTAAFALPILARIDPSVRAPQALVLAPTRELALQVADSFQSFADHLGRLNVLPIYGGQAYGIQLSGLRRGAHIVVGTPGRVIDHLEKGSLDISGLRFLVLDEADEMLNMGFQEDVERILADTPDVKQVALFSATMPNAIRRLSKQYLSEPAEITVKSETRTNTNISQRYLSVAHRNKLDALTRILEVTEFEAMIMFVRTKHETEELAEKLRARGFSAAAINGDIAQAQRERTVDQLKDGRLDILVATDVAARGLDVERISHVLNYDIPHDTESYVHRIGRTGRAGRSGEAILFVTPRERRMLRSIERATNARLVEMDLPTVDEVNESRKAKFADAITASLEDSQIAVFRKLVKAYSEEHDVPLEDIAAALASQAQAGDEFLMKEPPPERRRDRDRGDRGGDRRRDRFERDRGDRGDRGGDRFERDRGDRFDRDAPTRFDRSGKEMAVYRLAVGKRQHVRPGAIVGALANEGGLSSRDFGRISIAVDHTLVELPKDLPQEVFDALEDTRISGQLINIEPDPGAPKGRPASFRKGQGRFERDGGGYRGGRREDRGYRGRDGDRGFRKREREDRSFRNRDRGGDRSYRRNDRGGDQD, encoded by the coding sequence ATGAGCATTACCGATAACGTCACCGGCGGCGTAGAAGAGCCGGACAACGTCATTTCGTCGGAATCTCAGGAAACTTCGCAGGATGGGGCAGCCGCTGCTGCCGAAGACATCAGGGATGCGAATACTTCTGAGGACACCGGCTCCACGCAAGGTTTCGAAAACCTCGGTCTTCCCTCGGAAGTTCTTTCCGCAATCCAGAAGGTGGGCTTCGAAACTCCGTCCCCTATCCAATCGCAAACAATTCCGGTTCTCATGGAGGGCCGCGACGTGGTGGGCCTGGCGCAAACCGGCACCGGTAAAACGGCCGCCTTTGCGTTGCCTATCCTCGCGCGCATCGACCCCTCCGTGCGGGCCCCCCAAGCGCTCGTGCTTGCGCCCACGCGCGAGCTGGCGCTGCAGGTCGCTGACTCGTTCCAATCCTTTGCCGATCACCTCGGCCGCCTGAACGTGCTGCCCATCTACGGCGGACAGGCGTACGGCATTCAGCTTTCCGGGCTGCGCCGCGGCGCCCATATCGTTGTGGGAACACCTGGTCGAGTGATTGACCACCTTGAAAAAGGCTCCCTAGACATTTCTGGCCTGCGCTTCCTGGTCTTGGACGAGGCCGATGAAATGTTGAACATGGGTTTCCAGGAGGATGTGGAACGCATCCTTGCGGACACCCCCGACGTGAAGCAGGTGGCGCTGTTTTCCGCCACCATGCCGAACGCGATTCGCAGGCTTTCCAAGCAATACCTGTCCGAGCCCGCGGAAATCACCGTAAAGAGCGAGACGCGGACCAATACCAATATTTCGCAGCGCTACCTGTCCGTGGCGCACCGCAATAAGCTCGACGCGTTGACCCGCATCCTTGAGGTCACAGAGTTTGAGGCCATGATTATGTTCGTGCGCACCAAGCACGAGACCGAAGAATTGGCCGAAAAGCTGCGCGCGCGGGGGTTCTCCGCGGCGGCTATTAACGGCGATATCGCCCAGGCTCAGCGCGAACGTACTGTCGATCAGCTGAAGGATGGCCGGCTGGATATCCTGGTAGCCACCGACGTTGCCGCGCGCGGGCTGGACGTGGAGCGCATCAGCCACGTACTCAACTACGATATTCCGCACGACACCGAGTCCTACGTGCACCGCATCGGGCGCACCGGCCGCGCTGGGCGTTCCGGCGAGGCAATTCTCTTTGTGACGCCGCGCGAACGCCGTATGCTGCGTTCCATCGAGCGCGCCACCAACGCACGGCTCGTGGAAATGGACTTGCCGACGGTCGATGAGGTCAACGAGTCCCGCAAAGCTAAATTCGCCGACGCCATCACCGCTTCCCTGGAAGACAGCCAAATCGCGGTGTTCCGCAAATTGGTAAAGGCGTACTCCGAGGAGCACGACGTTCCGCTCGAAGACATTGCGGCGGCGCTGGCCAGCCAGGCGCAGGCCGGCGACGAATTCCTGATGAAGGAGCCGCCGCCGGAGCGCCGCCGGGATCGCGATCGTGGGGATCGCGGTGGGGATCGGCGCCGGGACCGGTTCGAGCGCGATCGCGGGGATCGCGGGGACCGTGGTGGGGATCGCTTTGAGCGCGATCGCGGTGATCGCTTTGATCGCGATGCGCCGACCCGGTTCGATCGTTCCGGCAAGGAGATGGCCGTGTACCGCCTTGCCGTGGGCAAGCGCCAGCACGTTCGACCCGGTGCCATCGTCGGTGCCTTGGCCAACGAGGGCGGGCTGAGCTCCCGCGACTTCGGCCGGATCAGCATTGCCGTGGATCACACCTTGGTGGAACTGCCGAAGGACCTGCCGCAGGAAGTGTTCGACGCCTTGGAGGATACCCGCATCTCTGGGCAGCTGATCAATATCGAACCCGACCCGGGTGCGCCGAAGGGCCGCCCAGCGTCCTTCCGTAAGGGCCAGGGGCGTTTCGAACGTGATGGCGGCGGCTACCGTGGTGGGCGTCGGGAAGATCGCGGCTACCGTGGTCGCGACGGTGATCGGGGCTTCCGCAAGCGCGAACGCGAAGATCGGAGCTTCCGCAACCGTGACCGTGGTGGCGATCGGAGCTACCGCCGCAACGACCGGGGTGGCGACCAAGACTAA